A part of Larkinella insperata genomic DNA contains:
- a CDS encoding 3-oxoacyl-[acyl-carrier-protein] synthase III C-terminal domain-containing protein → MSSSPSQPPVRPVQLAIAGLSSYVAEPTPIADWAESFQVPDRKNPSKYLDGPMVEKVLGVRSKSWAPDVFQNQEVVTEVAREALANAQISPHQIDAAIIVTCSPYQVLLDQDAFYFLKNLQIPDSVVPVQLGAGCAGMARAMQLATQLSAENILIVAYSLSSLYTQTPLYKQNPVHPLGRSLWMSSALFSDGASALVLRKTGYRGGLAFYSRDSLAFGLEGGFDDPLIHYMGGGALNPPGQAKSEELSCFGMAGDRVKEYYMKGMMLNHQTLIQNRPTYLTDVRKIYTHQASPVLTNGFLNHLIETCGIPRSKFGVNVETYGNLVATSTVKLLHDDLTSGLVKTGDDICISVVGAGPERGAFITQMA, encoded by the coding sequence ATGTCATCCTCCCCTTCTCAGCCACCGGTGCGTCCGGTGCAACTGGCGATTGCCGGTTTGAGCAGCTACGTTGCCGAACCTACGCCCATCGCCGACTGGGCCGAATCCTTTCAGGTCCCTGATCGAAAAAACCCTTCCAAGTACCTGGATGGTCCGATGGTTGAAAAAGTCCTGGGCGTACGGTCGAAAAGCTGGGCGCCCGACGTTTTCCAGAATCAGGAGGTCGTCACGGAGGTGGCCCGGGAAGCACTCGCCAACGCCCAGATTTCGCCCCACCAGATCGATGCCGCTATTATTGTCACCTGCTCGCCGTATCAGGTGTTGCTGGATCAGGATGCGTTTTATTTTCTGAAAAACTTACAGATTCCGGATTCTGTGGTGCCGGTTCAACTGGGTGCGGGCTGCGCCGGAATGGCCCGCGCCATGCAGCTTGCCACGCAACTTTCCGCCGAAAACATCCTGATTGTAGCCTACAGTTTGAGCAGTCTCTATACCCAGACCCCGCTTTACAAACAGAATCCGGTGCATCCGCTGGGCCGCTCGCTCTGGATGTCGTCGGCGCTTTTCTCAGACGGGGCTTCAGCGCTCGTGCTGCGCAAAACCGGTTACCGGGGCGGATTGGCCTTCTACTCCCGCGATTCGCTGGCGTTTGGTCTGGAAGGCGGTTTCGACGATCCGCTGATTCATTACATGGGCGGGGGGGCGCTGAATCCGCCGGGTCAGGCTAAGTCGGAAGAACTTTCCTGCTTCGGTATGGCGGGCGATCGTGTGAAGGAGTACTACATGAAGGGCATGATGCTGAACCACCAGACCCTGATTCAGAACCGACCGACGTATCTAACCGACGTCCGGAAAATCTACACCCACCAGGCCAGCCCCGTGCTGACCAACGGTTTTCTGAACCACCTGATCGAAACCTGCGGCATTCCCCGGTCCAAGTTTGGCGTTAACGTGGAGACGTACGGAAACCTGGTAGCAACCAGTACGGTCAAGCTGCTGCACGACGATTTGACCAGCGGCCTGGTCAAGACCGGCGACGACATCTGCATCTCCGTCGTGGGTGCCGGTCCGGAGCGGGGCGCTTTTATTACCCAAATGGCCTGA
- a CDS encoding phytanoyl-CoA dioxygenase family protein — protein METMTPTLNPTMLPDNAHKDIPGNPSTATSSHLKLNDRSNGKPLRVLSEDDWKFWVENGYIVIKNAVPKEQAERLAQLLWTFEEKDPNDPATWYAPPRAEMKMKELTNSGMVEIYNHQYLWDNRQTPRVYDAFVDIWGTEKLWVTIDRANLNLPARPGFEFKGFIHWDYDPETKPQNVQGVLALADQTDENMGGFQCIPELYRTYDTWKLTQPADRDHFKPDTTGFELVKVKMEAGDLLIFNSTQPHGIRPNVSGNKVRIAQYISMMPAQEDNEALRQWRITSWRDRKAPEGYAFPGDPRGWEQTRYQTAELSDLGQKLLGLTRW, from the coding sequence ATGGAAACGATGACGCCGACCCTGAATCCGACGATGCTGCCGGACAATGCCCACAAAGATATTCCCGGAAACCCGTCGACGGCCACCAGCAGCCACCTGAAACTCAACGACCGCTCCAACGGCAAACCGTTGCGCGTCCTGTCGGAAGACGACTGGAAATTCTGGGTCGAGAACGGGTACATCGTCATTAAAAATGCCGTCCCCAAAGAGCAGGCCGAACGCCTGGCGCAACTGCTCTGGACATTCGAGGAAAAAGACCCCAACGATCCCGCAACCTGGTACGCCCCGCCCCGCGCCGAAATGAAGATGAAGGAACTGACCAACAGTGGCATGGTTGAAATTTATAACCATCAATACCTCTGGGACAACCGCCAGACGCCCCGCGTTTACGATGCGTTCGTGGACATCTGGGGTACCGAAAAACTCTGGGTGACCATCGACCGCGCCAACCTGAACCTGCCCGCCCGGCCCGGCTTTGAGTTTAAAGGATTCATTCACTGGGATTACGATCCGGAAACCAAACCGCAGAACGTGCAGGGCGTACTGGCGCTGGCCGATCAGACCGACGAAAACATGGGCGGTTTTCAGTGCATTCCCGAGTTGTATCGCACCTACGACACCTGGAAGCTGACCCAACCCGCCGACCGCGATCATTTCAAGCCCGACACCACCGGCTTTGAGTTGGTGAAGGTGAAGATGGAAGCCGGTGACTTACTGATTTTCAATAGCACGCAGCCCCACGGTATCCGCCCGAACGTGTCGGGTAACAAGGTCCGGATTGCGCAGTACATTTCCATGATGCCCGCGCAGGAAGACAACGAAGCCCTGCGGCAGTGGCGCATCACGTCCTGGCGCGACCGCAAAGCCCCCGAGGGGTACGCGTTTCCCGGCGACCCGCGCGGCTGGGAGCAAACCCGCTACCAAACGGCCGAATTAAGCGACTTAGGGCAAAAGCTGCTGGGACTCACCCGTTGGTAA
- a CDS encoding AraC family transcriptional regulator, which translates to MKAYLEEIQADTNSSFRLLLTPHLNDFFLWHFHPEYELVFIENADGPRHVGDHLSRYEGSDLVFIGSYIPHLNFDYGVRTDYRKVVVQMREDFLRDNFQKMPELADIARLFEMARRGIAFHGNTKRQVGRRLVRFHQLSHFRQLIELLEIFQILATSPEYTLLNSRPVESPYTMKEQQRLQRVYRFIDDHYGRKIEVAELADLTHLTIPAFCRYFKKMTRMTFTEFVNQHRVREAKRLLLADQTVTEACFASGFESLSYFNRIFKKLTGQNPMAFRQQHR; encoded by the coding sequence ATGAAAGCTTATCTGGAGGAAATACAGGCCGATACCAACAGTTCGTTTCGTCTGCTGCTAACCCCACACCTGAACGATTTTTTTCTATGGCACTTCCATCCGGAATACGAACTGGTGTTTATCGAAAACGCCGACGGACCCCGGCACGTTGGCGACCATCTTTCGCGCTACGAAGGCAGCGATCTGGTTTTTATCGGTTCGTACATTCCGCACCTGAACTTCGATTACGGGGTTCGGACGGATTACAGGAAGGTGGTGGTTCAGATGCGCGAGGATTTTCTGCGGGATAATTTCCAGAAAATGCCGGAGCTGGCCGACATCGCCCGGCTTTTTGAAATGGCGCGCCGGGGCATTGCTTTTCACGGAAATACGAAGCGGCAGGTGGGCCGGCGGCTGGTGCGGTTTCACCAGTTATCGCATTTCCGGCAGTTGATTGAGCTGCTGGAAATCTTCCAGATACTGGCAACATCGCCCGAATACACGCTGCTCAACAGCCGCCCGGTTGAGTCGCCCTACACCATGAAAGAGCAGCAACGGCTCCAGCGCGTATACCGGTTTATCGATGATCATTACGGACGAAAAATCGAGGTGGCCGAACTCGCCGACCTAACCCACCTGACCATACCAGCGTTTTGCCGGTATTTCAAAAAGATGACCCGAATGACGTTCACCGAGTTTGTCAACCAGCACCGGGTCCGGGAGGCCAAGCGGTTGCTGCTGGCCGACCAAACCGTTACGGAAGCCTGTTTCGCCAGTGGTTTCGAGAGCTTGTCGTACTTCAACCGGATTTTCAAGAAGCTAACCGGCCAAAATCCGATGGCGTTCCGGCAGCAGCACCGGTAA
- a CDS encoding APC family permease, whose product MKPVAKLARVLSLPTAIILVISTMVGSGVFKKVAPMAAELQSPGLILLCWLLAGLVSLAGALTNAEMAGMFPQSGGEYAYYQKVYNRFFAFLYGWSNFTVVRTASVAALAHIFAQSLIGLLALDDEAGFLTKIIASALIALLSLINYRGIRFAGAVSWVLTSAILLTIVGLSAMGFSSPLGSFANLNHNSPVFDAGSMSGLVLVKALFIASLGAFWGYDGWNNIAFIGEEIKNPQRNLPLALGLGTFFVMGVYLLLNAMYVYVLPIEDLMALSRTPEKIAAVEVIRRVSGATGASLVSVLILCTTFNATNSTILTSARIYYAMARDGLFFRSVSQIHAQFRTPSVSIVWQGVWSVALVWSGSFDQLTDMLVFASFIFYGATALGVILYRRSHPDMPRPYRVIGYPVLPIVFCLFCLTLVIITLLEQPREALMGLGLIATGIPFYFFWQRQSSPES is encoded by the coding sequence ATGAAACCCGTCGCCAAGCTCGCCCGCGTTCTTAGTCTACCGACTGCCATTATTCTGGTCATAAGCACGATGGTTGGGTCGGGCGTGTTCAAGAAGGTAGCTCCGATGGCCGCCGAATTGCAGTCGCCCGGCCTGATTCTGCTTTGCTGGCTGCTGGCCGGACTGGTGAGTCTGGCCGGGGCGCTGACCAATGCCGAAATGGCCGGGATGTTTCCGCAGTCGGGCGGGGAATACGCCTACTACCAAAAGGTTTACAACCGCTTTTTTGCCTTTCTCTACGGCTGGAGCAACTTCACGGTGGTTCGAACAGCTTCCGTGGCGGCTTTGGCGCACATCTTCGCCCAGTCGCTGATCGGCTTACTGGCGCTGGACGATGAAGCGGGTTTCCTAACAAAAATCATCGCATCGGCTCTGATTGCGCTTCTCAGTCTGATCAATTACCGGGGCATCCGGTTTGCCGGGGCCGTGAGCTGGGTGCTGACCTCCGCCATTCTGCTGACCATCGTCGGGCTGAGTGCAATGGGTTTTAGCTCTCCGTTGGGTAGTTTTGCCAACCTGAACCACAACAGCCCGGTTTTCGACGCGGGGTCTATGAGTGGGCTGGTGCTGGTGAAAGCCCTATTCATTGCCTCCCTCGGCGCGTTTTGGGGCTACGACGGCTGGAACAACATCGCATTCATTGGTGAAGAAATCAAGAATCCGCAGCGAAATCTACCGCTGGCGCTCGGCCTGGGAACGTTCTTTGTCATGGGGGTCTACCTGCTGCTGAATGCCATGTATGTGTACGTGCTGCCGATTGAAGACCTGATGGCCCTCAGCCGAACGCCGGAGAAAATTGCCGCCGTTGAGGTGATCCGGCGGGTGAGCGGGGCAACGGGAGCCTCGCTGGTGTCAGTTCTGATTTTGTGCACGACCTTCAACGCCACGAACAGCACCATCCTGACTTCAGCCCGGATTTACTACGCGATGGCTCGCGACGGGTTATTTTTCCGTTCCGTCTCCCAGATTCACGCCCAGTTCCGGACGCCCTCGGTCTCGATCGTCTGGCAGGGAGTCTGGTCGGTAGCGCTGGTGTGGTCCGGCTCGTTCGATCAGTTGACGGACATGCTGGTGTTCGCGTCGTTTATTTTCTACGGCGCCACGGCGTTGGGCGTCATCCTTTACCGTCGCTCCCACCCCGATATGCCCCGCCCCTACCGAGTTATTGGCTACCCGGTATTGCCCATCGTTTTCTGCCTCTTCTGCCTGACCCTGGTGATCATCACGCTCCTGGAACAACCCCGCGAAGCCCTCATGGGTCTGGGACTGATTGCCACCGGCATCCCCTTCTATTTTTTCTGGCAGCGACAAAGCTCCCCGGAGAGCTAG
- a CDS encoding mandelate racemase/muconate lactonizing enzyme family protein, whose translation MQIKSIRAFRRDLALTKPYTIAYQTISTVENIFLTVELANGIVGVGAANPSPEVVGESPDQTLLNLQSDAIQQFVGRDIRHAFQLIDEVQALFPNLPGTLAAFDIALHDALGQLLGIPVVELYGQKIAALPTSITIGIMNIAETLEAARDYVQQGFRVLKVKTGLDVAEDIGRIRTLREQFGPDLVLRVDANQGYNADQLIRFVSQTDDANVELIEQPLAVGTEEELRTLPLAIRQRLAADESLKGGEAALKLAQQPQPFGIFNIKLMKCGGIRGAFDIATVARLSHIDLFWGCNDESIVSITAALHAAFACPNTRYIDLDGSLDLAEDVVKGGFIIEDGIMRPNGLPGLGVTDLTL comes from the coding sequence ATGCAGATTAAATCGATCCGGGCTTTCCGCCGGGACCTGGCCCTGACCAAACCGTATACGATTGCTTACCAGACCATTTCCACCGTCGAAAACATCTTTCTGACCGTCGAACTCGCCAACGGAATTGTCGGTGTAGGGGCGGCCAATCCGTCGCCGGAAGTGGTGGGCGAATCGCCGGACCAGACCCTGCTTAACCTGCAGAGCGATGCCATTCAGCAGTTTGTCGGACGCGATATCCGCCATGCCTTCCAGCTAATCGACGAAGTTCAGGCGCTTTTTCCGAACCTGCCCGGTACCCTGGCGGCTTTCGACATTGCGTTGCACGACGCCCTGGGGCAGTTGCTGGGTATTCCGGTGGTCGAACTGTACGGACAAAAAATCGCGGCTTTGCCCACTTCAATCACCATCGGCATCATGAACATTGCCGAAACGCTGGAAGCCGCCCGCGACTACGTGCAGCAGGGCTTCCGGGTGTTGAAGGTAAAAACGGGGCTCGATGTGGCCGAAGATATCGGAAGAATTCGAACCCTCCGCGAACAATTCGGCCCGGACCTGGTGCTGCGCGTCGATGCCAACCAAGGCTACAATGCCGACCAGTTGATCCGGTTCGTTAGCCAGACCGACGACGCCAACGTGGAGCTGATCGAACAACCGCTGGCGGTGGGTACGGAGGAAGAACTCCGGACGTTGCCGCTCGCAATCCGGCAGCGGCTGGCGGCCGATGAGTCCCTGAAAGGCGGTGAAGCCGCGCTGAAACTGGCGCAGCAGCCACAGCCTTTCGGTATTTTCAACATCAAGCTCATGAAATGTGGCGGCATCCGGGGCGCGTTCGACATTGCAACGGTGGCCCGCTTGAGTCACATTGACTTATTCTGGGGTTGCAACGACGAAAGCATCGTCAGCATCACGGCGGCTCTGCACGCGGCTTTTGCCTGCCCAAACACCCGCTACATCGATCTGGACGGTAGCCTTGACCTCGCCGAAGATGTTGTCAAAGGCGGTTTTATCATCGAAGACGGCATCATGCGCCCCAACGGGTTGCCGGGTCTGGGCGTCACCGACCTAACGCTATGA
- a CDS encoding DUF1611 domain-containing protein, which yields MANRALLLTNGLLATPNAKTAHGLIRDSERYTIVGVIDPPTAGRDAGEVLDGKNRQIPVFASLEEALETVGTVQYGIVGVATTGGILPLEVLFLIETCLQKGISVVNGLHDLLADRPNLVQLAAEHNAQLIDIRRPKPRAELHFWSGEVFNITAPIIAVLGMDCAMGKRTTTRLLTQACQAAGLNAQMVYTGQTGWLQGGQYGFIFDSTLNDFISGEIEHALVSCWRETGADVLLLEGQSALRNPSGPCGLEFMISGNARHVVLMHAPKRRYFDYEPHWGKIPTVESEIEIIQKFGAQVLALALNTEECTLDEAKQFQQEYAERLGIPVLLPLEEGVAPVVPQIRQLVQKPVSHAD from the coding sequence ATGGCTAATCGCGCTCTTCTCTTAACAAACGGCTTGCTGGCTACCCCAAACGCCAAAACCGCCCACGGACTCATTCGTGACAGTGAACGGTATACCATCGTTGGCGTTATTGATCCGCCCACGGCAGGACGGGATGCGGGCGAGGTGCTGGATGGAAAAAACCGTCAGATTCCGGTGTTTGCCTCGCTGGAAGAGGCCCTGGAAACCGTCGGAACGGTGCAATACGGTATTGTGGGCGTGGCTACGACGGGCGGGATTCTGCCGCTGGAAGTCTTATTTTTAATTGAAACCTGTCTGCAAAAAGGCATCTCGGTCGTCAACGGCCTGCACGATTTGCTGGCCGACCGGCCGAACCTGGTGCAACTGGCGGCTGAACACAATGCCCAACTGATTGATATCCGACGCCCCAAGCCCCGCGCCGAACTGCATTTCTGGTCGGGGGAGGTTTTCAACATTACCGCCCCGATCATCGCTGTTCTGGGCATGGACTGCGCAATGGGCAAACGAACCACCACCCGGCTGCTGACCCAGGCTTGCCAGGCCGCCGGCCTGAATGCCCAGATGGTTTATACCGGTCAAACCGGCTGGTTGCAGGGCGGTCAATACGGTTTTATTTTCGACTCGACCCTCAATGATTTTATTTCCGGCGAAATCGAACACGCACTGGTGTCGTGCTGGCGCGAAACCGGGGCGGATGTTTTACTCCTTGAAGGGCAGTCGGCGCTACGAAATCCCAGCGGGCCGTGTGGCCTGGAGTTCATGATTTCCGGCAATGCGCGGCACGTGGTCCTGATGCACGCGCCCAAACGCCGGTATTTTGACTATGAACCGCATTGGGGCAAAATCCCGACGGTGGAATCGGAAATTGAAATCATTCAGAAGTTTGGCGCACAAGTGCTGGCCCTGGCCCTGAACACGGAAGAATGTACGCTGGACGAAGCCAAACAATTCCAGCAGGAATACGCCGAACGGCTGGGCATCCCGGTGCTGTTGCCGCTGGAAGAGGGCGTCGCGCCGGTGGTGCCGCAAATCCGTCAGTTAGTCCAAAAACCCGTTTCCCATGCAGATTAA
- a CDS encoding ABC transporter ATP-binding protein, with amino-acid sequence MRILWSYLKPYRWLVVFSLGLAGISQILTMIDPLIFGKIIDEYATKPAVRPENELVQGVLFWLLVAVGIATLARLAKSFQEYFMRLVVQRFGTQVFNDGLKQTLRLTFQEFEEQRSGETVALLQKVRTDTEKFINAFINVLFSSIVGMGFLIWYAITKHWALIPIFIIGILVLGGLTGLLSKQIKTVQRAVNRQTVKLSGAITESLRNIELVRSLGLTFPEIRRLKQYTQRIYELEMEKTRQVRQLSFFQGTTLNVLKQSILFALLWLIFRDVLTTGELISMQFISTAIFAPLQDLGNIILFYREAEASLYSFNSLMQKPIERRPDDSIDFGVLEHLRFENVIFRHQTAKQNAMDGISFRIGMGETVAFVGPSGSGKSTLVKLLLGLYKPVSGEIYFNDVPASQIRYNPMRRQIGFVTQDTQLFAGTIKENLLFVKPEATDEDIREALHKASCDQLIARSDKGIDTVLGEGGMKLSGGEKQRISIARALIRHPRLLIFDEATSALDSLTEEAISATVRSISARREQITILIAHRLSTIMHADRIIVLERGQIAETGTHAELLEQKGLYYAMWRQQIGERRQDQEVTEKMPVI; translated from the coding sequence ATGCGTATACTTTGGAGCTATCTCAAACCGTACCGCTGGCTGGTGGTTTTTTCGCTGGGCCTGGCGGGGATCAGTCAGATTCTGACGATGATTGACCCGTTGATTTTCGGGAAAATTATCGACGAGTACGCGACCAAACCGGCGGTCCGGCCCGAGAACGAACTGGTGCAGGGCGTTTTGTTCTGGTTGCTGGTGGCGGTGGGCATCGCTACGCTGGCGCGGTTGGCCAAATCGTTTCAGGAATATTTTATGCGGTTGGTGGTGCAGCGGTTTGGGACGCAGGTGTTTAACGATGGACTGAAACAAACGCTCCGGCTGACGTTTCAGGAGTTTGAGGAACAGCGGAGTGGCGAAACCGTGGCGCTGCTGCAAAAAGTCCGGACCGATACCGAAAAATTTATCAATGCCTTCATCAACGTCCTGTTTTCGTCCATCGTCGGCATGGGGTTTCTGATCTGGTACGCCATCACCAAACACTGGGCGCTGATTCCCATTTTCATCATCGGTATCCTGGTGCTGGGCGGGCTGACGGGTTTGCTGAGCAAGCAGATCAAAACCGTGCAGCGGGCAGTCAACCGGCAAACCGTCAAGCTGTCGGGGGCCATTACCGAGTCGCTGCGCAACATTGAATTGGTGCGGAGCCTGGGACTGACGTTTCCGGAAATTCGTCGCCTGAAACAGTATACGCAACGGATTTACGAACTCGAAATGGAAAAAACGCGGCAGGTGCGCCAGCTTTCGTTTTTCCAGGGTACCACGTTGAACGTACTGAAACAGTCCATTCTGTTTGCGCTGCTCTGGCTGATTTTCCGGGATGTACTGACCACCGGCGAACTGATTTCGATGCAGTTTATCTCGACAGCCATTTTTGCCCCCTTGCAGGATCTGGGCAACATCATCCTGTTTTACCGCGAAGCCGAAGCCTCTCTTTATTCATTCAATAGCCTCATGCAGAAGCCCATCGAGCGTCGGCCCGATGATTCGATTGATTTCGGCGTATTGGAGCATCTGCGTTTCGAAAACGTTATTTTCCGTCACCAAACGGCCAAGCAGAACGCCATGGACGGTATTTCGTTCCGGATTGGTATGGGCGAAACCGTTGCATTCGTGGGGCCGTCGGGTTCCGGTAAATCGACGCTGGTGAAGCTGCTGCTGGGCCTGTACAAGCCGGTTTCGGGCGAAATCTACTTCAACGACGTTCCGGCGAGCCAGATTCGCTATAATCCAATGCGTCGGCAGATCGGATTTGTAACGCAGGATACGCAGTTGTTTGCCGGTACGATCAAGGAAAATCTGTTGTTTGTCAAGCCCGAAGCTACGGATGAAGACATTCGGGAAGCCTTGCATAAAGCTTCCTGCGACCAGCTGATTGCCCGCTCCGACAAAGGCATCGATACGGTATTGGGTGAAGGCGGAATGAAACTGTCGGGGGGCGAAAAACAACGGATTTCCATCGCCCGCGCCCTGATCCGGCACCCACGCCTGCTGATCTTCGACGAAGCCACTTCGGCCCTGGATTCGCTGACCGAAGAGGCCATTTCCGCCACCGTCCGCAGCATTTCGGCCCGGCGCGAGCAGATCACCATCCTGATTGCCCACCGCTTATCGACCATCATGCACGCCGACCGGATCATTGTGCTGGAGCGGGGCCAGATTGCCGAAACCGGTACCCACGCCGAACTCCTTGAACAGAAAGGGTTATATTACGCGATGTGGCGTCAGCAGATTGGGGAACGGCGGCAGGATCAGGAAGTAACGGAGAAAATGCCGGTGATTTAG
- a CDS encoding GntR family transcriptional regulator: MKEDSLANKAYSELRRKILSNQLVSGMRLKEDIWATRLDVNRMAIREALTRLLGEQLVVLGEKGGFFVKSLTAADIQEIRELREVLELGALRLAIQKIDSQHIEELERICDDFTSMIQRGYFGGACEADVKFHETLIDSANNEKLRTLYQAGNIPLFHQKLGQSQTHMDDYELTDMEHRQILKALKEKDLKLAEETLTKHLIRGQVASLDLE, encoded by the coding sequence ATGAAAGAGGATTCTCTGGCTAACAAAGCTTACAGCGAGTTGAGAAGGAAGATTTTGTCCAATCAGTTGGTGTCGGGTATGCGGCTCAAGGAGGATATTTGGGCTACCCGTCTGGACGTAAATCGGATGGCGATCCGGGAAGCCCTCACCCGGCTTTTGGGCGAGCAGCTGGTTGTACTGGGCGAAAAAGGCGGTTTTTTTGTGAAATCCTTAACGGCTGCCGATATTCAGGAAATCCGTGAATTGCGGGAAGTTCTAGAGTTAGGAGCCTTGCGGCTGGCTATACAAAAGATTGACAGCCAGCATATTGAAGAGCTGGAGCGAATTTGCGATGATTTTACCTCCATGATCCAGCGCGGCTATTTCGGTGGAGCTTGTGAAGCTGACGTTAAATTCCACGAAACCCTTATCGATAGCGCAAACAACGAAAAACTCCGTACTCTTTATCAGGCCGGTAACATTCCGCTTTTCCACCAGAAGTTAGGGCAATCGCAGACCCACATGGATGACTATGAGCTGACCGATATGGAACACCGCCAAATCCTGAAAGCTTTAAAGGAGAAAGACCTCAAACTTGCCGAAGAAACCCTCACCAAACACCTCATCCGGGGGCAGGTCGCTTCGCTGGACCTCGAATAA